The DNA sequence GGAGCAGGAGGAACCCAACGCATTCAATGTTTAGTTGGTATTGGAATGGCTAAAAAATTAATCTTAACAGCAGAAAAACTAACAGGTAAAAAGGCGTATGATATTGGTTTAGTAGAAGAAATTTGCCAGAAGGGTCAAGCTGAAAAGAAGGCTCTTCAACTAGCAGAGCAAATGGCTGAAAATTCGATGCATTCAATCCGCTTAGCTAAACAGGCAATTGATTATTTGAATCGTGTTCAACTAAAACAAGGGTTCGAAGAGGAATGGAATTGCTATCAACAAACCATTCAGCATTCTGATAGGTTAGAAGGATTAGCGGCGTTTCAAGAAAAACGCAAACCTAATTTTCTGAATCATTTAAAAATTTAAATGGAAGGGGAAATGATTGATGTCTGTAGAAACTGTTACGAAAAAGGAAAATTTAACGTTAGTAAAGGAAAATGGAGTGGCGGAAATTCATCTTCATATCAATAAAACAAATTCCTACTCATTAGAGTTTTATCAAGAATTTAATGCGGCGATCGATGAAATTCGCTTTGATTCAGATATTAAAGTCGTCATTCTCATGAGCGATGTACCGAAATTTTTCTCTGCCGGGGCAGATATTAATTTCTTAAAAGCGGCTGATCCTCGTTTTAAAACTCAATTTTGCTTATTCTGTAATGAAACTTTAGATAAAATTGCACGTTCTCCGCAAGTGTACATCGCATGTTTAGAGGGGCATACGGTCGGTGGAGGTTTAGAAATGGCATTAGGCTGCGACCTTCGCTTTATGGGAGATGAAGCAGGTAAAATCGGATTACCAGAAGTAACTCTCGGTGTGTTGGCAGGAACAGGCGGAACCCAACGTTTAGCTCGTCTAGTCGGTTACTCCCGTGCGTTGGACATGAATATTACGGGGGAAACGATTTCTCCGCAGGAGGCGCTGGACATTGGACTTGTTAACAAAGTTTTCCCACAGGCGGAAGTAAGAGAAAAAACTAGAGAATATGCAAGAAAAATCGTAGAAAGTGCGACATATGCCGTTTCAAACATTAAGCTATCGATTATGAACGGAAAAGAAATGCCGCTAAATGTTGCGATCCGCTATGAAGGAGAATTGCAAAACTTATTATTCCGTTCAGAGGATGCCAAAGAAGGATTAAGTGCGTTTTTAGAAAAACGTCAACCTAATTTTAAAGGATTGTAAGATTAAGATTCATTTGTACAAGGAAGCCACTTGAAAGAGATCGTCCTTATTTCAAGCGGCTTCTCTGCCGATTAAAATTTTTTAAAATTTTATAAGGATGGTGCAAAAATGGATTTGCGAGGGTTAGGAGTAACTTATAATGCTGCCAATTTGTTTATTGATGAAAATGTAAAGAAAGGACTTGGGGAAAAAATTGCGATCTATTATCGTGACAAGCGAATTTCTTATAAAGCTTTACAGGAAAAAGTGAACCGAGTAGGAAACATGTTACGCAAACTTGGTTATAAGATGGAAGATCGTATTTTGCTTGTTTGCCATGATATACCTGAATTTGTTTATTCTTTTTTTGGAGCAATGAAAATAGGTGTTGTCCCAATTCCAGTAAATACGATGATGCAGCCATCCGATTATGAATATTTTTTAAATAACAGCCGTGCAAAAGGATTAATGATCCATGAAGATATTTGGGCTAATATTCAGCAAAGAAAAGATCGATTTTTATTTTTAGAACACATTATTGTCATAAAAGAAAGCGCTAACAATCTATCTGAAGATGTGTTTGATTTTCACTCATTACTTGATCAGGCCGATAAGGAACTCGAAAACGCACTAACCAATAAGGATGATTCTGCTTTTTGGCTGTTTAGCTCCGGAAGCACAGGAGATCCAAAAGGAGTAATTCATTTGCACCATGATATGGAATATGCTCTAAATACTTATGCGAAACAAGTGCTTGAAATTTCAGAAGAGGACCGTTGTCTTTCTGCATCAAAGCTATTTTTTGCGTACGGTCTTGGTGGAGGAATGTATTTTCCGTTAGGGGCTGGTGCTTCTACTGTATTAGTAAAGGAACGGCCTGATCCGGAAACGATTTTTCAAACCATTGAAAAATATAAACCAACGATCTTTTTCGGGGTCCCAACCTTGTACGGAATGATGATTGATTATGCCTTAAAAACAGGGAAACGTTTTGACCTCAGCTCCCTTCGAGTTTGTGTATCTGCCGGTGAAGCATTACCACCTTCCTTATACTACAAATGGAAAGATATGTATCAAGTAGATATTTTAGATGGCATTGGCTCAACTGAAGCACTTCATATTTTTATATCGAACCGTATCAAAGATATAAAAATTGGCAGCAGCGGGAAAGTTGTTCCAGGCTTTGATGCTAAAATTGTCGATGAAAATGGAGCAGAATTGCCCATTAATGAAATAGGGGACTTAGTCATTCGAGGAGACTGTATTGCTCATGGGTATTGGAACCTTCATGATCAAAATAAGCAAAAATTTATTGGAGAATGGTTCCACACAGGTGATAAATATTACAAAGACGAAGAAGGATATTTTTGGTATTGCGGACGTTCGGACGATATGTTAAAAGTCGGGGGCGTTTGGGTTTCTCCGATCGAGGTGGAAAATTGTCTTCTTCAGCATCAAGATGTGTTCGAAGTTGCAGTCATTGGTGTTGAGAAAAAAGACCGTCTCGTTGTACCGAAGGCATTTGTTGTTTTAAAGCAAGGAGTAGATAAAACGAAAGAGAAGGAGGAGGAGTTAAAGCTCTTTGTCAAACAACAGCTAGCTCCATATAAATATCCAAGAATTATAGAATTTATAGATGAACTGCCAAAAACAGCAACAGGGAAAATTCAGCGCTATAAATTAAGGGAAATATTAAAAGTAAATGAAGTGTCCTATTAAGCAGTTATTGTGATGATTTTGAAGGAGGAAATATTGTTGAAAAGGAACGAATTTCAACTTCGGGTCAATTTTGGCGACACAGATGCAGCAGGAATTGTTTATTATCCTAATTATTTCAAATGGTTTGATATCGCTGGACATCAATTTTTTCGATCGATCGGGCTTCCTCCTTCCAAGCTGATGAAGGAGCATCATATTATTCTCCCTCTTCTTGATGTAGGCTGTACGTTTGAACAGCCGTTGTATTACGATGACATCATAACGATTAAAACGATCGTAGCGGAGGTCAATCGCAAAACGATTAAACTAAAGCATGAAGTGTTTCGAGGTGAAACGAGAACGGGTCACGGCTTTGAGCTAAGAGGATGGGTTAAAGAGGAAGATGGCCGCATATTAGCTGTCATGATTCCCGACGATGTAAGACAGCTGCTTGAAGAGGATGGGCTAGGAAGCTGTCGCCAAATCAATCCGTGGTTAAGTGCGTAAAAGGAATGTCGGCAAAGGAGGGAAAATGTTGAAAAAAACAGCCAAAAGAACGGAATTAATCGAAGTAGCTCAAGGGCGTCGGCCGGCAGATTTAGTTATTAAAGGCGGTACCGTCATCAATGTGTATTCGGGGGAATTTTTAAAGCAAAATATAGCTGTTTATAAAGATTGCATTGCATACGTTGGGGAAAAGGATGTGGAGGTTGATCATCATACGAAAGTTATTGACGCAGAAGGAATGTATGTTTCACCGGGCTTTATTGAACCGCATGCCCATCCATGGGTGTTATACAATCCGGTGAGTATGACAAAAAAGGTTTTGCCCCTTGGAACGACGACGACTGTGAATGATAATTTATTTTTTTACCTGCACATGGGTCCAAAAGGGTTTAAGAAAATGGTTAACGATTTAAAAGTGTTGCCAGGAAATTTTCTTTGGCTTGTACGCCTTGTTTCTCAAGCGGATTTTCCAGGAGAAAAAGAATGGTTTAACCAAAAGGATGTTCAGGAGCTGTTGGAATTAGACGAAGTCATTGGAACGGCAGAGGTAACAAGATGGCCGCAGATTTATCAAGGGGATCCCTTTTTAATCGACACAATGGAACGAGCCAAAAAAATGGGGAAAGTTGTTGATGGCCATACTGCTGGATGTTCTTATGATAAATTAAACTCCATTGCAGCGGCAGGAGTAAGTGCCTGCCATGAAGCGATTACAGCTAAAGAGGCATTGAATCGGTTGAGACTAGGAATTTGGACGACGATGCGTAATAGTTCACTTCGTCCTGATTTGCCGGAATTAGTGAAAATTATTATTGAAGGTAAAGTAAGCACCAATCGTATGACGATGACAACAGATGGTCCACATCCCGGTTTTATCGAAGAGGAAGGCTTTGTCGATGGTCTTGTCCGGAAAGCGGTGGAACTTGGTGTCCCTGTGATGAACGCTTTGCAGATGGTAACCATTAATGCAGCTTTTTATTTACGCCTTGACGATCACATTGGGGGAATTGCCCCAGGGAGGCTGGCAGATATTCTTTTGCTTCCTAACCTAAAAGAATTTCGTCCTAGTGCGGTCATTTCAAAGGGAGAAATCGTTGCAAAAAAAGGAGAATTACTCGTTTCGATGCCGGAAATTCATTGGAATCAATATATCAAAAGAGAACCGTTTCTTTTTCTAAAAGAAATGCTAAATGATTTGAATCTATATCGTTATCCTCATTCTTCATCAGAAAAGACAGTTCCCGTTGTTTATTTTACAAGCAATGTCATTACAAAAAGAAAAGATATGATGCTCCCGTCAAAAGACGGCTTTGCTCATATAGCAGCACATAAAGGATTGTTAAATGCTGTATTAATCGATCGTAAAGGAAAATGGATTTCGAAAGCGATTTTAGAGCGCTTCGCTTTGAATTTAGATGGTATGGCCTCTACCTACAATACAACAACAGAATTGCTTGTGATCGGCAAGAATCCTGACTCGATGGCGATTGCTGCGAAAAAAGTTTACGAAATGGGCGGAGGAATTGTAGTTGTTGATGGGAATGAAGTGATTCTTGAAATTCCTCTTCCGTTTACGGGAATGATGGCAATAGATTCCTCGTTTGAAACAGTTGTAGAAAATCATGTAAAATTACAAGCCGCTCTTCAGGAAAGAGGATTTCCTTTTCATGATATTTTATACACATTATTGTTCTTAACATGTGATTTCCTCCCAGACCTTAAACTTGTTCCGTTAGGTTTATATGCCGTAAAAGAAAATCAAATTTTATTGCCTGCACAACCATTAAATGAAGCGATAGTAAAGTAGTCAGTTTTAGACCTTCCGCATGACAAATAATCGTGAGCGGATAGAGAAGACTAGATCAAATAGATGGTCATCTTAAGAAAGGGGAAGATCGTATTGGCTAAATATACAAGGGTTGACCAAGAAACATGCATTGCGTGTGGGGCTTGTGGCGCAGCGGCCCCTGACATCTTTGATTATGATGATGAAGGGTTGGCGTTTTCAATTCTCGACGAAAATGAAGGAGTTTGTGAAGTCCCGGAACATCTTTACGATGATTTGGAAGATGCTTATGAAGGATGCCCAACTGAATCGATAAAAGTCGCCTTTGAACCATTTAAAATCAAAACCGTATCGTTATAAAATAAATAGGGTCTGACTCCACACAAAAGAGGGGGCAGACCTTAATATCAAAAAGCTTTTGATTGCGTTTTAAAATTTTGTCTGTATTCGTAAACTTTGTTGCTTTTAGACTAGCTAGAGCGTGACATAGCAAGCTTATCGCTTTCCTGACAGTTGAAAAGCTAAGGTTGTAAAGCAACAATCTTTTAGAAAAGAGCCAAAATTTTTTAAAAAAGTACTTGTAAAAGGCTTTCTTATTTCATATAATGTCAATAAATCGGTTTACTAAATCGATTTATATATTTTTTAATGTTTACTAAACCGGTTTATTTTAAAATTATTTTTTGCCTATTACTAAATCGATTTAGTTCATTTTATAAGCGGCTAGGAGAAGGTTGTATGAAAACGGTAACGATTAAAGATGTTGCGAAGCATGCAAATGTGTCTAAAAGTACGGTTTCTCAATATTTAAACAAACGATATGAATATATGGGGGAGGAAACGAAGAAGCGGATTGAGCGCGCAATTGAGGAATTAGGTTATCAGCCGAACATTGTGGCAAGAAGCTTAAAGCAAAAATCTACTTCGACGATTGGCGTCATCGTAGCGAATATTTTGCATACGTTTTCAACACAAGTGATCAGAGCGATTGAAGATGCTTGTCATGAAAAAGATTTTCATATCATCGTTTGCAATGCCGATGATAATCCAGATAAAGAAAAGAAGTATATCGATATGCTTCGGGCAAAACAAGTAGATGGGCTAATTATTTTCCCAACCGGCGGTAATCGTGAGCTTTATGAACGTATGGTAAGCGAAAAATACCCTGTTGTATTTGTTGACCGTTCCGTTTCAGAAATCCCGATCCCTGCCATTATGCTCGATAACGTGAAAGCTGCCAAAATAGCCGTGCAGCATTTTGTCGAAAAAGGGTACGAACGAATTGGGATGATCACGACATCAATTATTCGCAATGTTACACCGAGGGTTGAGAGATTAACCGGGTTTCAACAGGCCTTGCAAGAGCATCAACTTCCGGTCGTACAGGATTATATTAAGAGCTTAGATCCGCACCAAATCCGTGAAGGGCTTAATGAAATGCTTTCTTTAAAAGAGCCCCCGCAAGCTATTTTGGCCGGGAATGATTTAGTGTTAGCCGAAATTTTAAATTATGCAAAAGAACAGCACATTCAAATTCCAGACGATCTTGCCCTAATTGGGATAGATGATGTTTCATATGCCAGCTTCTACAACCCGCCATTAACGACCATTGCACAGCCAACTTTTGACATGGGAAAAAAAGCAGCAGAAATGTTATTACAAAAAATTCAAGACGCGGATGTGAAAGAAGAAGGCCATATATATCGCTTTGAACCAAAGCTTATGATGCGTGAATCATGTTAAGAAGCTTTCTCTCCATTACTCCCCGTGGAAAGAGAAAGAGACTACATCAATAAGGAGTGGTGGATGGATGAATGATGTTTTAACCATTGGTGATGCGATGATCACCTTCAACCCAAGCTCGAAAGGACCATTACGGTTTGTGCACTCATTTGAGCGTAAAGTTGGCGGGGCCGAGCTAAATGTTGCGATCGGCTGTGCGCGATTAGGGTTAAAAACCGGCTGGATTAGCCGCTTAGGAAATGATGAGTTTGGAAGGTATATTCTCCATTTTATTCGTGGTGAAGGAATTGATGTATCAGAAGTTAAGCTCGTTGACGGCTATCCGACCTCACTAAATTTTAAAGAAATTTTAGAGGATGGAAGCGGGCGCACCTTTTATTATCGAGCTAATTCTCCTACGACAACTTTAACGGCAGAGGCATTAAATGAAGAATATATCCAAAAGGCAAAACTGCTTCATATTACAGGAGTATTCTTAGCCATTGATAAAGAAAAAAATGCGGAAGTTTTGAAAAGGGCTGTTTCCATTGCCAAAAAATCTGGGATGCTGATTTCGCTTGATCCAAACATTCGATTAAAACTATGGAGCAAGGAAGAAGCGAAAGAAGCGCTAACGACGTTTTTGCCTTATGTCGATATTTTGTTAACTGGAGAAGAGGAAGCAGAGCTTTTATTTGGGGTAAGGAATCCGAAAGAAATCATTGAACGATGCAAAAGTTATGGAATTTCCTATATCGCTATTAAGAAAGGCGAGAAAGGATCTGTCGGATATTACGACGGACAATATATAGAAGCTCCTCCAGTTAAACCAAGAAAAGTTGTGGATACAGTAGGGGCAGGCGACGGATTTGATGCTGGTTTCATTTATGGAGTGCTAAAAGGATGGAAGCTTGAAAGGACTTTGCAATTTGCGAACACGATTGGTTCCATGGTTGTTAGTGTTTCAGGAGATAATGAAGGATTGCCTTATTTGGAGGATGTGCTCGTTCAGTTAGGGGAAAAAGCATTTATTGAAAGATAATGTGTGGGGTGAATGTTATGAAGCTGCAGTTAGCCCTTGATCGCTTAACAAAAAAGGAATGCTTTCAAATTTTAAAGGAGACGCATTCACATGTTGATTGGATTGAGATTGGAACAGGAGTCATAAAAGAATACGGGATGCAAATTGTTCGTGAAATAAAAGCGGCCTACCCCCATAAAGTCATCGTTGCTGACATGAAAACATGCGATGCCGGCAGGCACGAGGCCATCCAAGCTTTTGAAGCTGGAGCGGATATTATGACCGTCATGGCATTTTCAGCAGATCGAACGATTACGGATACGATGGAAGTCGCTAAACAGTACCATCGGCAAGTAATGGTCGATCTGTTAGGAATTTCTGATCAAAAGAGACTTTTTGAATTGGAATCGTTAGGGGTGGAGCTTGTCAGTCTTCATTTCGGGAAAGATAGTCAATTGGAAGGTGAATTACATGCTGGCATGTTTCGTCTTTTACAAGGATTTTCCAATTTTAAGATTGCCGTCGCAGGCGGAATTCATCTTGAAAGCCTTCCTTCCATACTGGAGCATAAGCCCGATACTATTATCGTTGGAAGCGCTGTCACTAAGGCGGAAAACCCGGCTAAAGCTGCATCTAAAATGAAAGGATTGATCAAAGAGTATGAGAACGATCATTAGCACGGTTGCCAATGAGGTGTCGACGGTATTAGCAAATGTCAGCGATGAAGAAGCATTGGCGCTTGCAAATGAATTGCATCAAGCGAAGCGAATTTTTATCCTTGGTGAAGGACGCTCAGGTTTAATGGGAAAGGCTTTTGCTATGCGGCTAATGCATGGGGGCTATCACGTTTACGTCGTTGGTGAAACGATTACTCCTAGCATTGCCAAGGATGACTTGCTTGTTGTCATTTCTGGCTCAGGCTCAACAGGCTCCATTTATCAATTTGCAGAAAAAGCTAAAAAAGCGGGGGCAAAACTGTTTTCCGTAACAACCAATCGAGAATCGAAAATAGCTTCTATTAGTGATGGAATATTAGTGATTCCTGCGGCTACGAAGTATCGTAGATCAACGGAACCAACGACGATCCAGCCGCTCGGTAATCAATTTGATCAAAGTGTTCATTTACTATTAGACGCTATCATTATTTACAGTTTACAAACCGAAACGAATGAGCATTTAAATGAAGTGATGAGAAAGCGGCATGCAAATTTAGAGTAAAAGAGGTGGAGAGACATGGCAGACGTCATTGTTCAACATAACGAGTTAAAAGATTTAGTCGTGAAAAAATTAACGAAAGCAGGATTATCTACCGAACATGCAAGCGTTGTCGCTGATGTGTTAGTTCATGCCGATTTAAGAGGTGTCCATTCACACGGTGTTTTACGGACAGAGCATTATGTTAAGCGGATAACAGAAGGCGGACTAAATCCTAATCCTCAATTTTCGGTAAAAGAAACAGGTCCTAGCTCTGCGATCTTTGATGGCGATGACGGTATGGGACATGTCATTACAAAAGAAGCGATGAATTATGCCATTCAGCTAGCCGAAAAAAATGGAATCGGCATGTTGACCGTTGTGAATAGCAGTCATTGTGGTGCGTTATCTTACTTTGTACAGCAAGCAGCGGAAAAAAACATGATCGGAATGGTCATGACACATACAGATAAAATTGTCGTTCCATTTGGCGGAGCTGAAGCGTTCTTTGGAACAAATCCAATTGCCTTTGGCTTTCCAGCTAAAAAACATAAGCCGATCATTTTAGATATGGCAACGAGCAATGTTGCATTTGGGAAAATTCTCCATGCAAGAGAAGCTGGAAAAGAGATTCCTTCTGATTGGGGAGTTGATGAAAACGGCGTGCCGACAACAGATCCAAATAAAGTGTCTGCTTTACTCCCATTTGCTGGACCGAAAGGATATGGATTAGGCATGGTTGTCGATATTTTCTCTGGCATATTAGCAGGAGCCGCTTTTGGTCCACATATCGCCAAAATGTACGGCGATTACAATAAAATGCGTAAATTAGGCCATTTTGTTTGCGCGATAAATCCAGCCATCTTTACAAAGATTGATTCATTCCTTGAAAACGTTGATCGCATGATTGATGAGCTTCACGCGGTTAAACCGGCGGAAGGATTTGATCGAGTAATGGTTCCTGGAGAGCCGGAACAGCTTCGAGAAGAAGCAAGGCTAAAAGAAGGGGTTCCTGTTACGGAAACCGTTTATCAATATTTAGTGAAGGAATAGTCGATCACCTTTGAAAGGGGGGATCTGTGAGGAGAAATGTACATTTAGGGGAAATGTTTGACCACTCACTATGAAAAAAAATATGAAGGGGGATCTTTTATGAAAAAATTTAAATGGTTTACAGTTGTTTGTGCATTGATGTTGTTATTAACGGCATGTGGCTCAAATAGTTCAAAGGATTCAGCAGATAGTGGGGAAACAATTAAATGGAAACTTGGACATTTAGCTGATGAAAATCATATTTGGCATAAAACTGCATTGAAATTTGCCGATTTAGTAAAAGAAAAAACAGACGGAAAACTTGAAATTACGGTTTATCCAAATAATGCGCTTGGTGGAGAAACAGATACGATTAATAGTATTAAAGCAGGTACTGTAGACATGGTCATTTCTGGTGAAACGCTGCAAAACTGGGCTCCTAAAGCGGCATTGATGGCAGCTCCATATGCATTTAGAGATTTAGATCATGTGAAAAAAGTAGTTGAGGGCGAGATTGGTAAAGAAATTGAAGCGGAAATCAAAGAAAAAGCAGGTTTAACACCTCTTTATTATCATACTCGTGCACCACGTAATTTAACTTCTAACCGTCCGATTACTAAACCAGAAGATTTAGACGGATTTAGAATGCGCGTACCTAACGTACCGTTATTCTTAAGTGTTTGGGAGGCAGCTGGAGCGAAGCCGCAAGTGATGGATTTCAATGAAGTGTTTACTGGGCTGCAGCAAAATGTTATTGAAGGGCAAGAAAATCCAGTTGACTTAATTTATAGTGCTGCATTTTATGAAGTTCAAAAATATGTCAATAAAACGGAACATGTTTATTCTTGGATTTACGTTTTAGTTGGAAATAAGCAATTTGAATCTTTATCTGATGAAATGAAGGATGCGGTACTCTCTGCTGCTAAAGAAGCACAAGCATATGGAGAAGAGTTATTTGAAACAGAAGTTGCTGAATATGAAAAGAAATTGAAAGAAGAAGGCATGGAATTTGTAGAGGTTGACCAAGATGCATTCCGTGAAGCAATGAAGCCTGCGATTCAGAAAAACTTAACTCCAGAACAGTACGAATTATATGAAAAAATCTTAGAAGTTCAATAAAACGTTTTTCGAAGATTGATAGACATATCATCTGATCGTCCAATCGGACTAAAAAGATGGTATGTCTTTCCATTAAAAGGAGGCTGTCACCCTTTATGAAAGGTACAAAGCTGATTGATCGCACCTTAGAGCTCGCAACGATAATCACGTTTATCGGCATTATCGTTGTTGTGACGATTCAAATTCTTTCCCGCTACTTGCCTTACTCAGCTATTTGGACGGAAGAGCTAACGAGATTTTTATTCATATACTCCGTCTCTTTCGCAGCTCCGTTAGCTTTAAAAAAGAAAGAATATATTAACATTGAACTCGTTGAAAAATTGTTGCCTGAAAAAGCAA is a window from the Bacillus alveayuensis genome containing:
- a CDS encoding LacI family kdg operon repressor (product_source=KO:K02525; cath_funfam=1.10.260.40,3.40.50.2300; cog=COG1609; ko=KO:K02525; pfam=PF00356,PF13377; smart=SM00354; superfamily=47413,53822), which codes for MKTVTIKDVAKHANVSKSTVSQYLNKRYEYMGEETKKRIERAIEELGYQPNIVARSLKQKSTSTIGVIVANILHTFSTQVIRAIEDACHEKDFHIIVCNADDNPDKEKKYIDMLRAKQVDGLIIFPTGGNRELYERMVSEKYPVVFVDRSVSEIPIPAIMLDNVKAAKIAVQHFVEKGYERIGMITTSIIRNVTPRVERLTGFQQALQEHQLPVVQDYIKSLDPHQIREGLNEMLSLKEPPQAILAGNDLVLAEILNYAKEQHIQIPDDLALIGIDDVSYASFYNPPLTTIAQPTFDMGKKAAEMLLQKIQDADVKEEGHIYRFEPKLMMRESC
- a CDS encoding benzoate-CoA ligase (product_source=KO:K04110; cath_funfam=2.30.38.10,3.30.300.30,3.40.50.980; cog=COG0365; ko=KO:K04110; pfam=PF00501,PF13193; superfamily=56801; tigrfam=TIGR02262); translation: MDLRGLGVTYNAANLFIDENVKKGLGEKIAIYYRDKRISYKALQEKVNRVGNMLRKLGYKMEDRILLVCHDIPEFVYSFFGAMKIGVVPIPVNTMMQPSDYEYFLNNSRAKGLMIHEDIWANIQQRKDRFLFLEHIIVIKESANNLSEDVFDFHSLLDQADKELENALTNKDDSAFWLFSSGSTGDPKGVIHLHHDMEYALNTYAKQVLEISEEDRCLSASKLFFAYGLGGGMYFPLGAGASTVLVKERPDPETIFQTIEKYKPTIFFGVPTLYGMMIDYALKTGKRFDLSSLRVCVSAGEALPPSLYYKWKDMYQVDILDGIGSTEALHIFISNRIKDIKIGSSGKVVPGFDAKIVDENGAELPINEIGDLVIRGDCIAHGYWNLHDQNKQKFIGEWFHTGDKYYKDEEGYFWYCGRSDDMLKVGGVWVSPIEVENCLLQHQDVFEVAVIGVEKKDRLVVPKAFVVLKQGVDKTKEKEEELKLFVKQQLAPYKYPRIIEFIDELPKTATGKIQRYKLREILKVNEVSY
- a CDS encoding 6-phospho-3-hexuloisomerase (product_source=KO:K08094; cath_funfam=3.40.50.10490; cog=COG0794; ko=KO:K08094; pfam=PF01380; superfamily=53697; tigrfam=TIGR03127), which translates into the protein MRTIISTVANEVSTVLANVSDEEALALANELHQAKRIFILGEGRSGLMGKAFAMRLMHGGYHVYVVGETITPSIAKDDLLVVISGSGSTGSIYQFAEKAKKAGAKLFSVTTNRESKIASISDGILVIPAATKYRRSTEPTTIQPLGNQFDQSVHLLLDAIIIYSLQTETNEHLNEVMRKRHANLE
- a CDS encoding adenine deaminase (product_source=KO:K01486; cath_funfam=2.30.40.10,3.20.20.140; cog=COG1001; ko=KO:K01486; pfam=PF01979,PF13382; superfamily=51338; tigrfam=TIGR01178), with the protein product MKKTAKRTELIEVAQGRRPADLVIKGGTVINVYSGEFLKQNIAVYKDCIAYVGEKDVEVDHHTKVIDAEGMYVSPGFIEPHAHPWVLYNPVSMTKKVLPLGTTTTVNDNLFFYLHMGPKGFKKMVNDLKVLPGNFLWLVRLVSQADFPGEKEWFNQKDVQELLELDEVIGTAEVTRWPQIYQGDPFLIDTMERAKKMGKVVDGHTAGCSYDKLNSIAAAGVSACHEAITAKEALNRLRLGIWTTMRNSSLRPDLPELVKIIIEGKVSTNRMTMTTDGPHPGFIEEEGFVDGLVRKAVELGVPVMNALQMVTINAAFYLRLDDHIGGIAPGRLADILLLPNLKEFRPSAVISKGEIVAKKGELLVSMPEIHWNQYIKREPFLFLKEMLNDLNLYRYPHSSSEKTVPVVYFTSNVITKRKDMMLPSKDGFAHIAAHKGLLNAVLIDRKGKWISKAILERFALNLDGMASTYNTTTELLVIGKNPDSMAIAAKKVYEMGGGIVVVDGNEVILEIPLPFTGMMAIDSSFETVVENHVKLQAALQERGFPFHDILYTLLFLTCDFLPDLKLVPLGLYAVKENQILLPAQPLNEAIVK
- a CDS encoding enoyl-CoA hydratase/carnithine racemase (product_source=COG1024; cath_funfam=1.10.12.10,3.90.226.10; cog=COG1024; pfam=PF00378; superfamily=52096) → MSVETVTKKENLTLVKENGVAEIHLHINKTNSYSLEFYQEFNAAIDEIRFDSDIKVVILMSDVPKFFSAGADINFLKAADPRFKTQFCLFCNETLDKIARSPQVYIACLEGHTVGGGLEMALGCDLRFMGDEAGKIGLPEVTLGVLAGTGGTQRLARLVGYSRALDMNITGETISPQEALDIGLVNKVFPQAEVREKTREYARKIVESATYAVSNIKLSIMNGKEMPLNVAIRYEGELQNLLFRSEDAKEGLSAFLEKRQPNFKGL
- a CDS encoding acyl-CoA thioester hydrolase (product_source=KO:K07107; cath_funfam=3.10.129.10; cog=COG0824; ko=KO:K07107; pfam=PF03061; superfamily=54637; tigrfam=TIGR00051), with the translated sequence MKRNEFQLRVNFGDTDAAGIVYYPNYFKWFDIAGHQFFRSIGLPPSKLMKEHHIILPLLDVGCTFEQPLYYDDIITIKTIVAEVNRKTIKLKHEVFRGETRTGHGFELRGWVKEEDGRILAVMIPDDVRQLLEEDGLGSCRQINPWLSA
- a CDS encoding 2-dehydro-3-deoxygluconokinase (product_source=KO:K00874; cath_funfam=3.40.1190.20; cog=COG0524; ko=KO:K00874; pfam=PF00294; superfamily=53613); the protein is MNDVLTIGDAMITFNPSSKGPLRFVHSFERKVGGAELNVAIGCARLGLKTGWISRLGNDEFGRYILHFIRGEGIDVSEVKLVDGYPTSLNFKEILEDGSGRTFYYRANSPTTTLTAEALNEEYIQKAKLLHITGVFLAIDKEKNAEVLKRAVSIAKKSGMLISLDPNIRLKLWSKEEAKEALTTFLPYVDILLTGEEEAELLFGVRNPKEIIERCKSYGISYIAIKKGEKGSVGYYDGQYIEAPPVKPRKVVDTVGAGDGFDAGFIYGVLKGWKLERTLQFANTIGSMVVSVSGDNEGLPYLEDVLVQLGEKAFIER
- a CDS encoding 3-hexulose-6-phosphate synthase (product_source=KO:K08093; cath_funfam=3.20.20.70; cog=COG0269; ko=KO:K08093; pfam=PF00215; smart=SM00934; superfamily=51366; tigrfam=TIGR03128) encodes the protein MKLQLALDRLTKKECFQILKETHSHVDWIEIGTGVIKEYGMQIVREIKAAYPHKVIVADMKTCDAGRHEAIQAFEAGADIMTVMAFSADRTITDTMEVAKQYHRQVMVDLLGISDQKRLFELESLGVELVSLHFGKDSQLEGELHAGMFRLLQGFSNFKIAVAGGIHLESLPSILEHKPDTIIVGSAVTKAENPAKAASKMKGLIKEYENDH
- a CDS encoding ferredoxin (product_source=KO:K05337; cath_funfam=3.30.70.20; cog=COG1141; ko=KO:K05337; pfam=PF13370; superfamily=54862), which codes for MAKYTRVDQETCIACGACGAAAPDIFDYDDEGLAFSILDENEGVCEVPEHLYDDLEDAYEGCPTESIKVAFEPFKIKTVSL